Proteins found in one Amycolatopsis umgeniensis genomic segment:
- a CDS encoding RsbRD N-terminal domain-containing protein — protein sequence MQATYDSAVRDLLSRIFDAGQEDLVEDWVRRQLTDSPAWTGEQELRREAKELLGALRGALDTELRLERIVDRDEAVRAALRGLSERRARAGAAPTSTAMAIFGLKRATLAALEDHTGDPEVRYQASLQVNRFLDAASLLTFSVYVEGRDEIIRRQHQQMLELSTPVVRLWRQVLAVPLIGTLDSARTQVVMNSLLEAIQTHEARVAIIDITGVSTVDTAVAQHLLQTVSAVRLMGAECLISGVRPSIAQTVTQLGIDLSHIETRGSLADALATAMRLIGDHARSGVVTG from the coding sequence GTGCAGGCGACCTACGACTCCGCCGTCCGGGACCTGCTGTCGCGGATCTTCGACGCCGGTCAGGAAGACCTGGTCGAAGACTGGGTCCGCCGTCAGCTGACCGATTCGCCCGCCTGGACCGGCGAGCAGGAACTGCGGCGCGAGGCCAAGGAACTGCTCGGCGCGCTCCGCGGGGCCCTCGACACCGAACTGCGCCTGGAACGGATCGTCGACCGCGACGAAGCCGTCCGCGCCGCACTGCGAGGCCTGTCCGAGCGGCGGGCCCGCGCCGGCGCCGCACCGACCTCCACCGCCATGGCGATCTTCGGCCTCAAGCGGGCCACGCTCGCCGCCCTGGAGGACCACACCGGAGACCCGGAGGTCCGCTACCAGGCTTCCCTGCAGGTCAACCGTTTCCTCGACGCCGCCAGCCTGCTCACGTTCTCGGTGTACGTCGAAGGCAGGGACGAGATCATCCGCCGCCAGCACCAGCAGATGCTGGAACTGTCCACCCCGGTGGTGCGGTTGTGGCGTCAGGTGCTGGCCGTTCCCCTGATCGGCACCCTCGACAGCGCCCGCACCCAGGTGGTGATGAACAGCCTGCTGGAGGCGATCCAGACCCACGAGGCCAGGGTGGCCATCATCGACATCACCGGCGTGTCCACAGTGGACACCGCGGTGGCGCAGCACCTCCTGCAGACCGTCAGCGCTGTCCGGCTCATGGGCGCGGAATGCCTGATCAGCGGTGTCCGGCCGTCGATCGCGCAGACCGTCACGCAACTCGGCATCGACCTGTCGCATATCGAAACCCGCGGTTCGCTCGCCGACGCGCTGGCCACCGCGATGCGGCTGATCGGCGACCACGCCCGGTCCGGTGTGGTGACCGGGTGA
- a CDS encoding STAS domain-containing protein: MNAGAGLPILRLGDILISGLLSDLDDATALQFTGELTARISDEEIRGVILDISRLEIIDSFVARVLMELAATGRLLGARMIVAGMRPAVAITLSELGLGLTGVQTALNAEQAMELLGWRRPVEAAEEAPRAS; the protein is encoded by the coding sequence GTGAACGCCGGGGCGGGCCTGCCGATCCTGCGGCTCGGGGACATCCTGATCAGCGGGCTGCTCAGCGACCTCGACGACGCCACCGCGCTCCAGTTCACCGGTGAACTCACCGCCAGGATCTCCGACGAGGAGATCCGCGGCGTCATCCTCGACATCTCGCGGCTGGAGATCATCGACTCGTTCGTCGCCCGCGTCCTGATGGAACTGGCCGCCACCGGACGGCTCCTCGGCGCCAGGATGATCGTCGCCGGGATGCGCCCCGCCGTCGCGATCACGCTGTCCGAACTGGGTTTGGGGCTCACCGGCGTCCAGACCGCGCTCAACGCGGAACAGGCCATGGAACTGCTGGGGTGGCGCCGTCCCGTCGAGGCCGCCGAAGAGGCACCTCGTGCTTCCTGA
- a CDS encoding ATP-binding protein, whose amino-acid sequence MLPDELTAPEAREHAVRAEEDLLTARHAVRADAVAAGFSIVDQTKIVTAASELVRNAYIHGGGGTMTIAVVRDRRGRAGLALSVRDEGPGIGDVEQAMTDGFSTGAGLGHGLGGTRRLVDEFTIDTAPGKGTTVTVVRWKP is encoded by the coding sequence GTGCTTCCTGACGAGCTCACCGCCCCTGAAGCGCGCGAACACGCCGTGCGCGCCGAGGAGGATCTGCTCACCGCCCGGCACGCGGTCCGGGCCGACGCGGTCGCGGCCGGCTTCTCGATCGTCGACCAGACGAAGATCGTGACCGCCGCCAGCGAACTCGTGCGCAACGCCTACATCCACGGCGGTGGCGGCACGATGACCATCGCCGTCGTCCGCGACCGGCGGGGGCGGGCGGGGCTGGCACTGTCCGTCCGCGACGAAGGCCCCGGCATCGGAGACGTCGAGCAGGCCATGACCGACGGGTTCAGCACCGGCGCCGGTCTCGGACACGGTCTCGGCGGCACCCGGCGGCTGGTCGACGAGTTCACCATCGACACCGCGCCCGGCAAGGGCACCACGGTCACCGTCGTCCGCTGGAAGCCGTGA
- a CDS encoding ATP-binding protein gives MTTTAASLTRLIHIDHISAVYAATRAAREVADEAGLPEVLAERSAVVASELASNLDKHAGGGAVFVQCSLAGPGVDIHAVDTGPGMADLDHWRVDGNSTTETLGTGLGAVGRLATEFRIRSAAGVGTVAAARILAPGHEVADLAHVRLPREGEERCGDALAVSAIPGVRTAALVDGLGHGPEASDAAEAAIAVFRRDPDRPLPEHLNAMHRTLRQTRGAAVALARLSESGLEFCGVGNISGLVLTPGHTRPLLSIPGVVGFTLPSVRVRTLPLTGHELLVLHTDGIRAAWRGPAALGPLPATTLFAADLAHRHRDLRDDAALIAFGPGKGLP, from the coding sequence GTGACGACCACCGCCGCGTCGCTCACGCGGCTGATCCACATCGACCACATCAGCGCGGTCTACGCGGCGACGCGGGCCGCGCGCGAGGTCGCGGACGAGGCGGGACTCCCCGAAGTCCTCGCCGAACGGAGCGCCGTCGTCGCCTCGGAACTGGCGAGCAATCTCGACAAGCACGCCGGCGGCGGCGCGGTCTTCGTCCAGTGCTCGCTGGCCGGGCCGGGGGTGGACATCCACGCGGTGGACACCGGCCCCGGGATGGCCGATCTGGACCATTGGCGCGTCGACGGCAACAGCACCACGGAAACGCTGGGCACCGGCCTCGGCGCCGTCGGCAGGCTCGCGACCGAGTTCCGCATCCGGTCCGCGGCGGGCGTCGGCACGGTCGCGGCCGCCAGGATCCTCGCGCCAGGGCACGAGGTCGCCGATCTCGCGCACGTCCGGCTCCCCCGCGAAGGCGAAGAACGGTGCGGTGACGCGCTGGCCGTCTCGGCGATTCCCGGCGTCCGCACGGCGGCCCTCGTCGACGGGCTCGGCCACGGCCCCGAAGCGAGTGACGCCGCCGAAGCCGCGATCGCCGTGTTCCGGCGAGATCCCGACAGGCCGCTGCCCGAGCATCTGAACGCCATGCACCGGACGCTGCGGCAGACCCGCGGCGCGGCCGTCGCGCTCGCCCGGCTCTCCGAGAGCGGGCTCGAGTTCTGCGGAGTCGGCAACATCAGCGGTCTCGTGCTGACGCCGGGGCACACACGGCCGTTGCTGAGCATCCCCGGTGTCGTCGGCTTCACCCTGCCGTCCGTCCGGGTGCGGACCCTGCCGCTGACCGGCCACGAACTCCTCGTCCTGCACACCGACGGGATCCGCGCCGCCTGGCGCGGTCCGGCGGCGCTCGGGCCGCTCCCGGCCACCACCCTCTTCGCCGCGGATCTCGCCCACCGTCACCGTGACCTTCGCGACGACGCCGCGTTGATCGCCTTCGGTCCGGGAAAGGGACTTCCGTGA
- a CDS encoding SpoIIE family protein phosphatase, with amino-acid sequence MTDTSAAGLRSRVREACAAAGIPADQRARLVLAVTLLAGNGPVPELSTTVADGRLSVTLESSRPVEQRQRNALPLLPSAGEGVSLTWHLDAGAGPVPVPADDETATRDEMLALVARADAVAKDQRELKHELAETNSGVLAMYVESEERDEQLRKAHAVIFRELEDALRPPPPPAGPFELAVHYAPSQQDSPTGGDLYDWFVLPDGCVHITLVDAVGHGVTSTRHALTVTHAIRTLALEGHPFRDLIGRAARTLATIEPDLMATVLLARLDPATGDVTFANGSHPRPVLVTAGGTELLAAATSGRGVGFPDPGSKSLIHRTLADGDLIVIYTDGLVESRKDFHEGEERLLAAARRNAGRPTAEIPDVLATEMLDIVLHADDTVVIAIRHRPGYRDP; translated from the coding sequence GTGACAGACACCTCCGCCGCCGGGTTGCGGAGCCGGGTGCGCGAAGCCTGCGCGGCCGCCGGGATCCCGGCGGACCAACGCGCGCGGCTCGTACTCGCGGTGACCCTGCTCGCCGGAAACGGCCCCGTGCCGGAACTCTCGACCACCGTCGCCGACGGCAGGCTGTCCGTCACGCTGGAGTCGTCGCGGCCGGTGGAACAGCGTCAGCGCAACGCCCTCCCCTTGCTCCCCTCCGCGGGCGAAGGCGTGAGCCTGACCTGGCATCTCGACGCGGGCGCCGGGCCGGTGCCGGTGCCCGCCGACGACGAGACGGCCACCAGGGACGAGATGCTGGCGCTGGTCGCCCGCGCCGACGCGGTCGCCAAGGACCAGCGCGAACTCAAACACGAACTGGCCGAGACGAACAGCGGCGTGCTCGCGATGTACGTCGAATCGGAGGAACGAGACGAGCAGCTCCGGAAGGCGCACGCGGTGATCTTCCGCGAGCTGGAAGACGCGCTGCGCCCGCCGCCACCGCCCGCCGGGCCGTTCGAACTGGCCGTGCACTACGCACCGAGCCAGCAGGATTCCCCGACGGGCGGGGATCTCTACGACTGGTTCGTCCTGCCGGACGGCTGCGTCCACATCACCCTCGTCGACGCTGTCGGGCACGGTGTCACTTCGACCCGGCACGCCCTGACCGTCACCCACGCCATCCGGACCCTGGCGCTGGAAGGCCATCCCTTCCGCGACCTGATCGGCCGCGCCGCCCGCACGCTGGCGACGATCGAACCCGATCTGATGGCGACCGTGCTGCTGGCCAGGCTGGATCCGGCGACCGGCGACGTCACCTTCGCCAACGGCAGCCATCCTCGTCCGGTCTTGGTCACCGCCGGCGGTACCGAATTGCTCGCCGCGGCGACCTCGGGCCGGGGCGTCGGATTTCCCGATCCCGGCAGCAAAAGCCTCATCCACCGCACCCTCGCCGACGGCGACCTGATCGTCATCTACACCGACGGGCTCGTCGAAAGCCGCAAGGACTTCCACGAAGGAGAGGAACGTCTGCTCGCCGCCGCGCGGCGGAACGCCGGACGGCCGACCGCGGAGATCCCGGACGTCCTGGCCACCGAGATGCTCGACATCGTCTTGCACGCCGATGACACCGTGGTCATCGCGATCCGCCACCGTCCGGGTTACCGTGACCCGTGA
- a CDS encoding zf-HC2 domain-containing protein, with protein sequence MRDDVEPDAADAALLDAFRAGDIAAGEALFRRHAEPLRRIAAGWVAEPAERDDLVAEAFVRVLSVIRAGGGPRENLRPYLAVTMRNLVAKWSHHHKRVELYGTTPATEEAAGAVGAEELLILRSNARLAWTAYCALPGRWRTVLWRTEAEGDSPKVVAPLLGVSPNGASVLALRAREGLRQAFLQAQVPETGTPCCQEARRRMGAWLRGGVPGRRANLITAHLAGCEPCRTVAARLDEVNREMPPGVRAVPA encoded by the coding sequence ATGAGGGACGACGTCGAGCCGGACGCAGCGGACGCGGCGCTGCTCGACGCCTTCCGCGCCGGTGACATCGCCGCCGGCGAAGCGCTGTTCCGGCGGCACGCCGAGCCGCTACGCCGGATCGCGGCGGGCTGGGTCGCCGAGCCCGCCGAACGGGACGACCTCGTCGCCGAGGCCTTCGTGCGTGTCCTGAGCGTCATCCGCGCCGGGGGCGGCCCCCGGGAGAACCTCCGCCCTTATCTCGCGGTCACCATGCGGAACCTCGTGGCCAAATGGAGCCACCACCACAAACGGGTCGAGCTGTACGGCACGACCCCGGCGACCGAGGAGGCCGCCGGGGCCGTCGGCGCGGAGGAACTCCTCATCCTCCGATCGAACGCCAGGCTGGCGTGGACCGCGTACTGCGCGCTCCCCGGCCGCTGGCGGACAGTGCTGTGGCGGACCGAGGCCGAAGGCGATTCGCCGAAGGTGGTCGCCCCGCTGCTGGGCGTGTCCCCCAACGGCGCCTCCGTCCTCGCCTTGCGCGCCCGCGAAGGGTTGCGCCAAGCCTTCCTGCAGGCGCAGGTCCCCGAAACGGGAACGCCGTGCTGCCAGGAGGCGCGGCGCCGGATGGGCGCGTGGCTCCGCGGCGGGGTGCCGGGCCGCCGGGCGAACCTGATCACCGCGCATCTGGCGGGCTGCGAACCCTGCCGGACCGTCGCCGCCCGGCTCGACGAGGTCAACCGCGAGATGCCGCCGGGAGTCCGCGCGGTCCCCGCCTGA
- a CDS encoding ABC transporter ATP-binding protein: MNTPRLKVLWSFARPHKGALAIGLVLALLGSATGLATPMVTKWVLDSLGSSASLAGPVLALLGLMLVGSVIWLTQWILLGTIGERVVLKARDSMVRRFFRATIPAITKRPTGELVTRVTSDTVLLREAASSSVIGLINGVVMLVGTLVLMSVLDPVLLGTTVAAVVVVIALFAWLMPAIAKEQEKVQDRVGRLGGVLEGALRAIRTVKASRAESRQSERILVDAEAATVHGIRAVRRQAVAWVVAWSGIQGAILVILGLGAWRVDAGLLEVSSLIAFLLYAFALMEPITELSQNMTALQSGIAAAGRIREMDTLEIEEDKVPTRPEPVGDQDGPVLELRGVTAGYGGDPALREVSLKIPRRGHTAIVGPSGAGKTTMLSLIMRFVRPQSGSLLLDGREYADLPYAEVRTRLAYVEQETPIVPGTIRENLLFTHPDATEEEVLRALGEVRLSDKIAALEDGLDTPLSSTSVSGGERQRIALARAILRTPDVVLLDEATAQVDGRTESAIHDCIRRRAREGAVVTVAHRLSTVIDADTIVVMEDGRVRASGSHEQLLATDTLYRELVEALRIAGEGAPVPG; this comes from the coding sequence ATGAACACTCCACGATTGAAGGTGCTGTGGTCGTTCGCCCGGCCGCACAAGGGGGCACTCGCGATCGGCCTCGTACTCGCCCTGCTCGGCTCCGCGACGGGCCTCGCCACGCCCATGGTCACCAAATGGGTGCTCGACTCGCTCGGCTCCTCGGCGTCGCTGGCCGGGCCCGTGCTGGCCCTGCTCGGCCTGATGCTGGTGGGCTCGGTGATCTGGCTGACGCAGTGGATCCTGCTCGGCACGATCGGCGAGCGGGTGGTGCTGAAAGCGCGGGATTCGATGGTGCGGCGGTTCTTCCGCGCGACGATCCCGGCGATCACGAAGCGGCCGACGGGAGAACTGGTCACCCGCGTCACCTCGGACACGGTGCTGTTGCGCGAAGCGGCGTCGTCCAGCGTGATCGGCCTGATCAACGGCGTGGTCATGCTCGTCGGCACCCTCGTGCTGATGAGCGTGCTCGACCCGGTGCTGCTGGGCACGACGGTGGCGGCCGTGGTCGTGGTGATCGCGCTGTTCGCCTGGCTCATGCCCGCCATCGCGAAGGAACAGGAGAAGGTGCAGGACCGGGTGGGCCGTCTCGGTGGCGTGCTGGAGGGCGCGCTGCGGGCGATCCGCACGGTGAAGGCCAGCCGCGCCGAAAGCCGTCAGTCCGAGCGGATCTTGGTCGACGCGGAGGCCGCCACCGTGCACGGTATCCGGGCGGTGCGGCGGCAGGCCGTCGCCTGGGTGGTGGCGTGGTCGGGAATCCAGGGCGCGATCCTGGTGATCCTCGGCCTCGGCGCCTGGCGCGTCGACGCGGGCCTGCTCGAGGTGTCGAGTCTCATCGCGTTCCTGTTGTACGCGTTCGCGCTGATGGAGCCGATCACCGAACTGAGCCAGAACATGACCGCGTTGCAGTCGGGGATCGCCGCGGCCGGGCGGATCCGCGAGATGGACACGCTGGAGATCGAAGAGGACAAGGTGCCCACGCGGCCGGAACCGGTGGGGGACCAGGACGGCCCGGTGCTGGAACTGCGCGGGGTGACCGCGGGCTACGGCGGCGACCCCGCGCTGCGGGAAGTGTCGCTGAAGATCCCGAGACGCGGGCACACCGCGATCGTCGGGCCGTCCGGCGCGGGCAAGACCACGATGCTGTCGCTGATCATGCGGTTCGTGCGGCCGCAGTCGGGTTCACTGCTGCTGGACGGGCGTGAGTACGCGGACCTGCCGTACGCGGAGGTGCGGACACGGCTGGCCTACGTCGAGCAGGAGACGCCGATCGTGCCGGGGACGATCCGCGAGAACCTGCTCTTCACCCATCCGGACGCGACCGAGGAGGAGGTGCTGCGAGCACTCGGCGAAGTCCGGCTGAGCGACAAGATCGCCGCCCTCGAGGACGGACTGGACACGCCGCTGTCATCGACGTCGGTGTCCGGTGGGGAACGCCAGCGGATCGCGCTGGCGCGGGCGATCCTGCGCACGCCGGACGTGGTCCTGCTGGACGAGGCCACAGCGCAGGTGGACGGCCGGACCGAGAGCGCGATCCACGACTGCATCCGGCGGCGGGCCCGCGAGGGCGCCGTGGTCACCGTGGCGCACCGGCTGTCCACGGTGATCGACGCGGACACCATCGTGGTGATGGAGGACGGCCGTGTGCGGGCGAGCGGCAGCCACGAACAGTTGCTCGCCACCGACACGCTGTACCGCGAACTGGTGGAGGCGCTGCGGATCGCGGGGGAGGGCGCCCCGGTTCCCGGCTGA
- a CDS encoding TetR/AcrR family transcriptional regulator — protein MSEGVATETGVRARTRRAILDAAIEKLTKQPSATLADIAAAANVGRTTVHRYFAERSDLIDAISHDALDKISQGTERARLDEGPAPAALARLCQEYFEHADVFQLLFTMPDLMTRPEWEEESEDDRDLLRLVERGHREGTIDPAMTKEWLLQLLWSLLYTAWEMVREKTPKHEALTLCLRSLEKVIAIG, from the coding sequence ATGAGTGAGGGTGTGGCCACCGAGACGGGTGTCCGGGCGAGGACCCGGCGCGCGATCCTGGACGCGGCCATCGAGAAGCTGACGAAACAACCGAGCGCGACGCTGGCCGACATCGCGGCGGCGGCGAACGTCGGGCGGACCACGGTGCACCGGTACTTCGCGGAGCGCTCGGACCTCATCGACGCCATCAGCCACGACGCCCTCGACAAGATCTCGCAGGGCACCGAACGGGCGCGGCTCGACGAGGGCCCGGCCCCGGCGGCGCTGGCGAGGCTGTGCCAGGAGTACTTCGAACACGCCGACGTCTTCCAGTTGCTGTTCACCATGCCGGATCTGATGACCAGGCCCGAATGGGAGGAAGAGAGCGAGGACGACCGCGACCTGCTCCGGCTCGTCGAACGCGGGCACCGCGAGGGCACGATCGACCCGGCGATGACGAAGGAATGGTTGCTGCAGTTGCTGTGGAGCCTGCTCTACACGGCGTGGGAGATGGTCCGCGAAAAGACGCCTAAGCACGAAGCGCTCACTTTGTGCTTGCGCAGCCTGGAAAAGGTCATCGCGATCGGCTGA